The Clostridiisalibacter paucivorans DSM 22131 genomic sequence CTGATTCCCCTATAAGTGCTACTACTTCTCCCCATCTTATCTTCATGCTACATTTATTACAAGCCCTTATTATTTCGCCTTTAAATTTATAAGACTTTTCTACACCTTTACCTTCAAGCAATGTAACTATTCCACCTCTATTACATGCAACCTGTCGTTCCACCGATACATAATGAAGTTCTGGTTTCTTAGTCTCACATAATTCTAACTTTTGAGTACACCTTTCATAAAAAGGACATCCTAACTTTCTAAGTGCTCCAGATTTTCCTGGTATTCCCCACATATCACGATAGGGATTAATTGAAGGGGATGCATTTAGTAGCCCTCTAGTGTAAGTATGCATAGGATCTTTTATAATTTCACTGGTAATCCCCTTCTCTATTATACATCCAGAATACATAACATTGGTTCTAGATGTGAGTTCAGAAATAGTTTCTATTTCATGGGATATTACTATTAATGCAAAGCCCTGCTCCTTATGAAGTCTTGAAATCAAATTTCTGATGTCTCTTTTAGACACAGCATCTAAGGCTGTTGTAGGTTCATCTACTATAAGTAAATCAGGGTTACACGCAAGTGCCATTGCTATAAGTGCCCTTTGCCTCATACCACCTGACAATTGATGGGGATAATATTTCCTCCATTGTCTATCAAGGCCTACCATATCCATTAAATCCACTACCCTTTTATATCCCTCTTTTTCTGAAATATTTAGATGCTTATAGATGACCTCATATATTTGCTCTTGTATAGTTAACAGAGGATTCAATACATCTAAACTATTTTGAAAAACTATAGATATATTATTCCATCGAATACTATTTAGTTTATCCTTAGATAATCTGTTCATATCTTTGCCCTCATAATAAATATGGCCTCTTATATCACTTGGTGATTCTATAAGACCCATTATTGCCATCGCCAAAGAAGTCTTACCACTACCTGACTCCCCTATAATACCTAAGCTATCTCCTCTATTAAGAACAATATTTACATCCCTAACGGCATCAATAGTTTCTTTATCCAATTTATATTTCACTGAAAGATCTTCTATCTTTAATAATGAGCTATCCATAATCCACCTCTTTTACAGTTTATCATCTAATATCCTTTCGAGATCTCTACTTATAAATGAAATAGCAAGAACCAATAATATAATAGCCATTAGTGGGCTAATAACCCACCATTTCCAATAATCAGTAAAATATATACCTTGAAAATTTATGGCATGGTTAAGTATCAATCCCCAACTCTTTGATGTGGGATCTCCTAATCCCAAAAAAGATAGTCCTGCTTCAGCTACTATTGACTTACTGGTAAGTTTTATAACTGTTACTAGTAAAATAGGCAATACCCCTGGCACAAAATGTTTCACCAGAAGATGTGTAAAGCTAGCACCATAGCTTTGGGCTGCCACAATATAATTTTCACTTTTCATAGCCATTATTTTAGATCTAACTATCCTGGCAGGAGTTGTCCATGAAAATAATGCCAACACTATTATAATATTTTTAGTACTTGGTCCGAAAAAGGCACCTAATAATATCATCATCGGCAAATCGGGTAATACTAACATTATGTCAGTCATTCTCATAATAACCCTATCTACAGTACCTCCAAAATATCCCGATATCATTCCTAATATTCCCCCTCCAAACCCTGCTATCATAGAAGCAGAAACCCCTATCAATACACTGAGTTTAGCACCAAAGCATATCTGTGACAATAAATCGATTCCCAAATCATCTGTACCTAACCAATGCTCCTCATTAGGGTGCTCTAAAGACTGCCCCGAAGGTAAATTATATGGATATGGATACATATATTGGGAAAATAGTCCTATAAGTATGATTATCACTATAAACAACATAGATACCTTCCCAATACTAGTAAATTTATTAAACCATAAAAACACATCTCTCATCTAATTCACCCTCGGATCAATTTTTTTATATATTATATCTGCTAAAAGATTCATAATTAATACAGTAAAAGTTACAAATAAAAATATGCCTTGGATTAAAGTATAGTCCCTGACCATAACTGCTTCCCTCATGAGTCGCCCCAATCCTGGGTAGTTAAATACATTTTCTACTAATATAGCTCCTCCAAAAACTCCTCCCAGACTTAAAAATATCCTAGTTATAACAGGTAACATAGCATTTTTAAGTGCATGTTTAAATATAATAGTTCTATCCCTTAGACCTTTAGCCTGGGCAGTCTTCATATAGTTTTTAGTAAGAACTGATATCATACTATTTCTTGACAATAAGTAAAATCCTCCTACCCGCGATAAGGACAATGCCATAACAGGGAGTAAACCATGATGTATAACATCTAATATCCTTTCTACAATATTGTCATACTGTGCAAAAACTGTCATACCTCCTGACAATGGAAAAAGTCCAGTTTTAGCTGCTAATATAAACAGCAGTAACACAGCTATTAGAAATGCTGGAATTTCGGAAAATATTATCATGACGGAATATATGGTTTTATCAATCCAACCCTTTCTATTCCATGCAGAAAAGGCACCTATAACAGTACCAATAGAACTACTTGCTATTATGGATATAATCACTATTCCCAATGTCCATATGGCCCTCTTAAGTATTATAGATAACACTAAGTCATTATAATAAATGCTATATCCAATATTGCCTCTAAACATATTTACTATATAGTTTTTATATTGTTCTCTCAATGGTTTGTCTAATCTATAATAAGACTTATACATATCTATCTGTTCCTGTGTATATGTATAGTTTACGCTCCCTTCCTCAGACGAGAGAAAGGTAAAGGGGTCCCCAGGCATTAACCTGGGGATGAAAAAGTTTAATGTTATTATAACTAAGAATGTAATTGCATACTCTACAATCTTTTTTGAAATCTTCATTATTTCCAACTCATTCCATTTCTAAATAAGATATTTTATTATGGGTTACTTCATGGTGGTTAAATACATGCTTCCAATTATCATATTTTGCTGGCCTAAATACAGTATATGTTGCAGTATTGTACAGTGGTATTTGAGGAACTTCCTCTGCTATGACCTCTTGAAGTTGATAAATTATATCTCTTCTATCATCTGAATTGAGTTCCAATAATTGTGACTTGCATAATTCATTTATCTTATCATTATTATATCCTGGGATTCCTCCAATAAATGTAGATTTTGTATCATCTTTTCCATAGGCATATTGCTCCCTTAATATATCTGCATCATTTCCCCAACCCCCATGGCCAATAAGTACCATTTCATAATCTCCATTTTTTACTGCAGCATCTCTAGATTTTTTATCTATACTCTTTATCTCTAAATCAATGCCCACTTTTTCAAGACTTAATTTGATTAGTTCTCCAATTCTAACTTCCTTATTATCATTACCAGTTAATAATGTGAATTTGTATTCTTTATTTTCTAATAGCTGTTTAGACTTATCTAAATCAAACCCATATTGCTTAATATTTTTATTATACCAGATATGATCTACTGGCAAATAACCTGCACTGGCAGGCTTAGCAGCTCCCCTTGCAACCTTTTCTATGAGTTCACCTTTATCTATACCGTAGGCCATAGCCTGTCTTAAATTTTTGTTTTTAAGTTCGGATCTCTTTTCCATATTAAACATAATTCTATATCCCCAAAATGCAGGGTCATTTATAACTTTATATTGGGAATCATTTTTATATTTATTTAATATATCAGGTGTAACTTCTGTTATATCTATATCTCTCTTTTCAAAGGCCAATATAGTATCACTCACAGGCACAAATTGAATTATATCTGCCTTCTGTTTAGGTCCCCAATAATCATTAAATGCTTCAAATTTATATGCACCTTGCTCCTTGCTATATTCTTTAAGTATATACGGTCCACATCCTATAACTGCCTCAGGACCATTGAATTTTTTAGGGTCTTCTACATCTTTCCATATATGTTTAGGTATAATCCTTGCTGCTCCAAATCTATTCAACAAAGTTGCATTGGGTTCATTTACATTTATGCTAATATTGTGTTCATCTATTACATTTATCTCGTTTATAAAATTGTCCTTACTTATATTTAATTCATCTGAGACTGGTGGATATTCAGCGTAGTATTCAAAGGAAAACTTTACATCCTCTGCTGTCATAGGCTGACCATCCTGCCATTTAACTCCTTCTCTCAATTTAAAGGTGTATGTTTTTCCATCTTCACTTACTTTCCAGTCTTCAGCAAGCCAAGGTATAAAGCCTTCTTCTCCTCGCTCTAATAAACTGTCAAATATAAGTCTCATCTTATATGCACCAGGACCCCTAGAATAATGGGCATAAGGACTAGGATATCCCCAATCTCCCCCTTCAAGATTCAATACTACTTCTTCATTATTATTCCCATCTACATTGGTTACTTCTCCATTGCCACATCCCGAGAGAATCATCATAAATGCCATTGTCAAAATCATTAGTTTATATATTTTCTTCATTTTACACCCTCCATATCATCCAACCTATTTTGGCTTTAGTATTTTCTACTATAATACCATCTTTGGATATACTATTTAAATAATTTTTTATGTCATATACTATCTGAGGTTCTTCTTTAATATGTACAGTATACACATTTATCGCATCTTCTAATCTCCTCTTATTTTCCCATTGCACATCCCTATAATATATCTCAGGGTATATACCCAATTGCCATAATATATTAAATGCACAGTACATCTTAATTCCCCAATTATTAATATATTTGCCTTTAGAGGATAATCTATTTATAGTATCCCTTACCTCGTCCTCTCTAGTCACAAAACCACTTAAAAAACAATATCCTTTACTAGCTTCATTCATCTTTACTAAAGTATCCTTACTATCTATTGCTGGAGACATAGATGCAAATACAAGGTCAAATCTATTATTCCATGCCCTTTGATTTAAATCTATATGCTGCCACGGTACTGCATCAAAGGAAATATTCCTTATATTTAATTTTTCTGCATTCTCTCTAGCATACTTAATCATATTGGGAGATATATCTATACCTGTTACATATTTTGACTTTTTCGAAAATTCTACGCTATATTTACCAGGCCCACAACCTATATCTAATATCTCTGATGATTTATTGACTATATTTTTAGATAACAAGAACTCTATTACCTCATCCATTCTAGCATTTTTATCCTTGCCATTAAATTCCTTTGCCCTTAAATCCCATACATCTTTAGTAGCTGATAAATTCATATTTGAAGATTCTCGCCACATATCATCAAAAGTTTTTATATCCACTTTACCCACTCCTTTTTAGATAAGAATAAAACTAAAAGACACCTCAATAAAACAGTTAAGAGGTGTCTCACATTTCAAAAATCATTAAAACGTAATAAAACATACCCCCCTATCTTCCGTAGAGTTCCTGGCACATGATATAGGCAGGTCTTCTGACTTAAGAATCATAGTTTTTCCATACCTTCCCGAAGATCAGTGGTAATAACTTGGAAAAACTCCTCTAATACAGCGGCGGGACCGTGCAGGCATCTCACCTGTCTTCCCTTTTCATAGATATCTTAAAAATAATATCTAAACCTATACCCATTTATTAACTTATCGTTAAATTAATAATATATTATGGGCATATGTATGTCAAGAGCAATTAGAAAAGGGATATTTCACTATGAAATATCCCTTAGTTTTTATATCACTTATTTTAAATCCTTATAGCAGAACCACCAGTCTAAACACTCTATCTCTCCAGACTCTGCCTTTTTAAGTCTTTCCTCTACTAATTCTTCAGTACCAGCAGGAGGTATTATTACCTTTTCCCCTATCAATGGGTTATTTGGCCAATTTTCAGGTACTGCTACTCCATTATTATCCGATGTCTGTAATGCCTTTACTGCTCTTAAAACTTCGTCTACACTTCTTCCTATCTCTTGTGGATAATACATCATAAGCCTTAAAATTCCTTTATCGTCTACTATAAATACTGCCCTTACAGTATTAGTTCCCTTGCTCTCATGTAACATACCTAATTTATTAGAAACTCTACCCAATTCATCTGCTATAACAGGGAATGGTACCTTTACATCTGTTTTTTCATTAATCCATTGTACCCATTTTATATGAGAAAATACTTGGTCTACAGATAATCCTATAAGCTCTGTATTTAATTTCTTGAATTCATCTGCTTTCTTAGCAAAGCTTACAAATTCAGTAGTACAAACTGGAGTAAAGTCCCCTGGATGACTAAATAATACAAACCATTTCCCTTTATAATCTTCTGGTAATTTCTTTACTCCATGGGTAGTATTGACCTCCATTTCTGGAAATGCATCTCCTAATAATGGTAATTTGTTTTGTTT encodes the following:
- a CDS encoding peroxiredoxin; the protein is MEKQNKLPLLGDAFPEMEVNTTHGVKKLPEDYKGKWFVLFSHPGDFTPVCTTEFVSFAKKADEFKKLNTELIGLSVDQVFSHIKWVQWINEKTDVKVPFPVIADELGRVSNKLGMLHESKGTNTVRAVFIVDDKGILRLMMYYPQEIGRSVDEVLRAVKALQTSDNNGVAVPENWPNNPLIGEKVIIPPAGTEELVEERLKKAESGEIECLDWWFCYKDLK
- a CDS encoding ABC transporter permease; the protein is MRDVFLWFNKFTSIGKVSMLFIVIIILIGLFSQYMYPYPYNLPSGQSLEHPNEEHWLGTDDLGIDLLSQICFGAKLSVLIGVSASMIAGFGGGILGMISGYFGGTVDRVIMRMTDIMLVLPDLPMMILLGAFFGPSTKNIIIVLALFSWTTPARIVRSKIMAMKSENYIVAAQSYGASFTHLLVKHFVPGVLPILLVTVIKLTSKSIVAEAGLSFLGLGDPTSKSWGLILNHAINFQGIYFTDYWKWWVISPLMAIILLVLAISFISRDLERILDDKL
- a CDS encoding ABC transporter ATP-binding protein → MDSSLLKIEDLSVKYKLDKETIDAVRDVNIVLNRGDSLGIIGESGSGKTSLAMAIMGLIESPSDIRGHIYYEGKDMNRLSKDKLNSIRWNNISIVFQNSLDVLNPLLTIQEQIYEVIYKHLNISEKEGYKRVVDLMDMVGLDRQWRKYYPHQLSGGMRQRALIAMALACNPDLLIVDEPTTALDAVSKRDIRNLISRLHKEQGFALIVISHEIETISELTSRTNVMYSGCIIEKGITSEIIKDPMHTYTRGLLNASPSINPYRDMWGIPGKSGALRKLGCPFYERCTQKLELCETKKPELHYVSVERQVACNRGGIVTLLEGKGVEKSYKFKGEIIRACNKCSMKIRWGEVVALIGESGSGKTTLASILAGILPWDDGELLFEGTKVSKHNVTSRKEGVQIVFQDPFSAINDRFTIKEAIMEPLNIIKDGSHEYREEKAKNALQDVQLPFDESFLSRKCHMLSGGQRQRVALARALVMEPRLLIADEISSMLDPSTQANILRLLKGLQNKKGFAMLYITHDLFIARKIADIVYVMNKGKIVEYGLASDIFSNPVNSYTKKLVKEGIGIYE
- a CDS encoding ABC transporter permease, translating into MKISKKIVEYAITFLVIITLNFFIPRLMPGDPFTFLSSEEGSVNYTYTQEQIDMYKSYYRLDKPLREQYKNYIVNMFRGNIGYSIYYNDLVLSIILKRAIWTLGIVIISIIASSSIGTVIGAFSAWNRKGWIDKTIYSVMIIFSEIPAFLIAVLLLFILAAKTGLFPLSGGMTVFAQYDNIVERILDVIHHGLLPVMALSLSRVGGFYLLSRNSMISVLTKNYMKTAQAKGLRDRTIIFKHALKNAMLPVITRIFLSLGGVFGGAILVENVFNYPGLGRLMREAVMVRDYTLIQGIFLFVTFTVLIMNLLADIIYKKIDPRVN
- a CDS encoding class I SAM-dependent methyltransferase — translated: MDIKTFDDMWRESSNMNLSATKDVWDLRAKEFNGKDKNARMDEVIEFLLSKNIVNKSSEILDIGCGPGKYSVEFSKKSKYVTGIDISPNMIKYARENAEKLNIRNISFDAVPWQHIDLNQRAWNNRFDLVFASMSPAIDSKDTLVKMNEASKGYCFLSGFVTREDEVRDTINRLSSKGKYINNWGIKMYCAFNILWQLGIYPEIYYRDVQWENKRRLEDAINVYTVHIKEEPQIVYDIKNYLNSISKDGIIVENTKAKIGWMIWRV
- a CDS encoding ABC transporter substrate-binding protein; its protein translation is MKKIYKLMILTMAFMMILSGCGNGEVTNVDGNNNEEVVLNLEGGDWGYPSPYAHYSRGPGAYKMRLIFDSLLERGEEGFIPWLAEDWKVSEDGKTYTFKLREGVKWQDGQPMTAEDVKFSFEYYAEYPPVSDELNISKDNFINEINVIDEHNISINVNEPNATLLNRFGAARIIPKHIWKDVEDPKKFNGPEAVIGCGPYILKEYSKEQGAYKFEAFNDYWGPKQKADIIQFVPVSDTILAFEKRDIDITEVTPDILNKYKNDSQYKVINDPAFWGYRIMFNMEKRSELKNKNLRQAMAYGIDKGELIEKVARGAAKPASAGYLPVDHIWYNKNIKQYGFDLDKSKQLLENKEYKFTLLTGNDNKEVRIGELIKLSLEKVGIDLEIKSIDKKSRDAAVKNGDYEMVLIGHGGWGNDADILREQYAYGKDDTKSTFIGGIPGYNNDKINELCKSQLLELNSDDRRDIIYQLQEVIAEEVPQIPLYNTATYTVFRPAKYDNWKHVFNHHEVTHNKISYLEME